Proteins found in one Miscanthus floridulus cultivar M001 chromosome 4, ASM1932011v1, whole genome shotgun sequence genomic segment:
- the LOC136550581 gene encoding CBL-interacting protein kinase 2 has protein sequence MVEHKGNVLMHKYEMGKLLGQGTFAKVYHARNTKTSESVAIKVIDKEKVMKVGLIDQIKREISVMKLVRHPNIVQLYEVMATKTKIYFVLEHVKGGELFNKVQRGRLKEDAARKYFQQLICAVDFCHSRGVYHRDLKPENLLLDENSNLKVSDFGLSALAECQRQDGLLHTTCGTPAYVAPEVINRKGYDGAKADIWSCGVILFVLLAGYLPFHDKNLMDMYKKIGKAEFKCPCWFSTDVRRLLLRILDPNPNTRISMEKIMENPWFRKGLDAKLLRYNLQTKNAPQVDKNADFDSLSTNITAESKQQEEKKPTNMNAFDIISLSTGLDLSGLFEESDKKRESQFTSTNTSSTIISKIEDVAKNLQLKVTKKDGGLLKMEASKPGRKGVMGIDAEIFEVSPNFHLVEIKKTNGDTLEYQKVLNQEMRPALKDIVWAWQGEQSKQQQTVS, from the coding sequence ATGGTGGAACATAAAGGAAATGTTCTCATGCACAAGTATGAGATGGGGAAATTGCTTGGTCAAGGGACCTTTGCTAAGGTTTATCATGCTCGCAACACTAAGACTTCAGAAAGTGTCGCGATCAAGGTGATTGACAAGGAGAAGGTTATGAAAGTTGGGCTCATTGATCAAATTAAGCGAGAAATTTCTGTGATGAAGCTTGTCAGACATCCCAATATTGTGCAACTCTATGAGGTCATGGCTACCAAAACCAAAATATACTTTGTGTTGGAGCATGTTAAAGGTGGAGAGCTCTTTAATAAAGTGCAGCGAGGAAGGCTCAAGGAAGATGCAGCGAGGAAGTACTTTCAACAGCTGATTTGCGCAGTGGACTTCTGTCACAGCAGGGGTGTCTATCATCGAGATTTGAAGCCAGAAAATCTTTTGCTCGATGAGAATAGCAACCTAAAGGTATCGGATTTTGGTCTAAGTGCACTTGctgaatgccaaagacaagatgGCCTGCTCCACACAACCTGTGGCACGCCTGCTTATGTTGCTCCAGAGGTGATTAACAGAAAGGGTTATGATGGTGCAAAGGCTGACATATGGTCTTGTGGGGTAATCCTTTTTGTGCTATTGGCTGGTTATCTTCCATTCCATGACAAGAACTTAATGGACATGTATAAAAAGATTGGGAAAGCAGAGTTCAAATGCCCGTGTTGGTTTTCTACCGATGTTCGGAGGCTTTTGCTAAGGATTCTTGATCCTAACCCCAATACAAGGATCTCAATGGAAAAAATCATGGAAAATCCATGGTTTAGGAAGGGTTTAGATGCAAAGCTACTTAGGTATAATTTACAAACTAAGAATGCCCCTCAAGTGGACAAGAATGCAGATTTTGATTCACTGAGCACCAACATAACAGCAGAGAGCAAGCAACAAGAAGAAAAGAAGCCTACCAACATGAATGCATTTGATATAATATCTCTATCAACTGGTTTGGACCTCTCAGGTTTATTTGAAGAATCTGACAAGAAGAGAGAATCCCAATTCACATCCACCAACACAAGCTCAACAATCATATCGAAGATCGAAGATGTTGCGAAAAATTTGCAATTGAAGGTGACAAAAAAGGATGGTGGTTTGTTAAAGATGGAAGCTTCGAAGCCTGGAAGGAAAGGGGTGATGGGTATCGATGCTGAGATATTTGAGGTTAGCCCAAACTTTCATCTTGTGGAGATAAAGAAGACGAATGGCGACACTCTAGAGTATCAAAAGGTCCTGAACCAAGAAATGAGGCCTGCGCTAAAAGACATAGTATGGGCTTGGCAAGGTGAGCAAtcaaagcagcaacaaactgtGAGCTAG